In the Streptomyces sp. f51 genome, one interval contains:
- a CDS encoding LamG-like jellyroll fold domain-containing protein: MRTSRRLAARPVAAGVVAALAAASLSATVPAHAAPAGSPHPASHHGSHPHPSARRFNATESASARAKATGKPVTVDQLTDSGTMVVANPNGTFTRTDSSMPQRTRQHGKWVPIDTKLVRRADGTWAPRATVTDVTFSGGGSGALVTLRDGGDRLGFSWPGTLPRPVISGDTATYPDVLPQVDLQLTADASGYSSILVIKSPKAAADPRLKALALNTTSAGLKLAPTRDGGARATDRRTGRTVFHSDTALMWDSAGKQSAGKAVARVSSASSAGAEHKAAAKVGRHRSRVRVTLKPGRQLLGLDKGLLTARTTAYPVYVDPEWSGRPSQLDWARISDNGWNVYNSTSTSGATNAREGWDNDNPGNGERARTYYQINTSGIKGAVVSHASLYVKELSAASCDDTPAAVYGTERPAGWSSSSLYWGHEPGGRTGSLGTNPKSHEAGTCPVTDGANSWVSPPSLEFDVTSRAVSAAAGGWKSMTLMVQSPDMNDPHQWKQLAYGGGATMSVTYSYRPKLKNGTGTPAIKPSIVSMGKTMTTTHTPTLSARAVDPDLAGGSELVRVEYNLYNSSGTLIHQGFGPSTDSKKRARYNTNGSDWTAPSLPDGAYTWKATAQNAAGYWAGTGSGIWTKTQSFTVDTSAPPAPTVTSSQFPAKQIGSAFGDKGTFTVSNNHTNNITGYLFSLDATLGNTVYSSSVTHWTTTTKIAPGKAYYATSDNGPGTGTSVVNGSASPAFAPGTAGPHTLYAKAVDQAGSTSITQTSYAFYAGAGTPTYAYGDKMVGGWTATNADGTTTVVPKATTTSKGGQLITQAAGSGYEFADGFQAFLANKSTTSKVVSGDSATLGFDIPKDGPWSFGVNLTKAKDYGIYRLVLDDGKPTQATLLSGYDAYNSYVTTQFVNLGIPKDASGQLLNLKQGVHTLTLTLTGKNPGSAGYQAGVDVLRLAPALTCTINATSSCLNNTATSTFTTTTSAADADGSGNSINSADLTSTSGWQSGKTVTVDGATVTLPKFGTGTYDNMLASGQTVTVPGTGVVNTGDALVLLGFATGGAAKGTTGTITYAKNNCLDPNGDPAEQPYQLDTVPDWLSGPASAASVTLVHQNHSNNTQTSPSPGPKIYAISVPLACPGSVISSISLPLFTNGVQAGQPTLHILGMGVRPLTATGSGTSAQHWVGTWSSVQDTAKVQQSGGTTATVNGQTLRMPAHVSIGTDDGNGVRVHLSNAMGTAPVTFDAASVAPQDGTTGGATAASAPKPLTFNGAASVTVPAGGDVVSDPVTLAVPQQSTVLVSVQVHGSVTAMAGHAAAQTPVWVSDAANRTGDTAATKYTQTTYTGLPYLAGIDVTTPATAPTGSLVLYGDQSVNGDTASGDGRHHLSDAITGAMADDPNGDSTVDYGVLNAGTNSGSLTNNLLPQTTNSDTPTNALNPLDRNVLAQGNVRTVLVSTGATDLLNCTGDANTCATKVENGLASLNSQLNSYYTDDGQTYINGQPVTQNSNITVYLTTIPPFTAAHPGTAAQEAAREQVNTDLLNNYPTQIIDLAAAVSTDGTATSSTVKSADLTSGNPSDAYYTDLAGRYLNDTNTQVVGIAPNLVVPLATGGDTPDNEWDLASDGTDARGDNPFAPVGGATFGATSPDAVNAPAGATRFDGSTGFLESDHTAVNTLADYSISAWVKLDSADNPATAICEGTSQHQAFYLGYDRDNKGWMFQTTTTNDENSSFPTAEGDANTGALGTWTHLLVTYTAPVDGDADTGVMAIYQNGTLMGTASNLSPQYDSSMPLTIGGCVNSPDDATPYNAFPGSVSGVQVYPYAMTADEAGPGSVIVPTGWESGMPEDEWKLAASGADTSGLNPLTASGGATYGTDAPSGTTGSVAFDGSTGFLKSKQSAVNTLGDYTVSTWVKINSALGTTAVCQGTTQHQAFYLSYDKPSKAWMFQTTTTNDENSDFPTAEGAPDSAPVGTWTHLVAAYRAPVAGVSGSGSMALYQNGTLMGTATNISPQYDSSMPLTIGGCVNSASATTPYLAFPGSVADVHVYPRTLSATEIGALH; this comes from the coding sequence ATGCGCACATCCAGACGTTTAGCGGCCAGACCTGTCGCGGCAGGCGTCGTCGCGGCCCTGGCCGCGGCCTCCCTCTCGGCGACGGTGCCGGCCCATGCCGCACCCGCCGGCTCACCTCATCCGGCGTCCCACCACGGCAGCCACCCGCACCCCTCGGCCAGGCGGTTCAACGCGACCGAGTCGGCGTCCGCACGGGCGAAGGCGACCGGCAAGCCGGTGACCGTGGACCAGCTGACCGACTCCGGCACCATGGTGGTGGCCAACCCGAACGGCACCTTCACCCGCACCGACTCCTCCATGCCGCAGCGCACCCGGCAGCACGGCAAGTGGGTGCCCATCGACACCAAGCTGGTGCGGCGGGCGGACGGCACCTGGGCGCCCAGGGCCACCGTCACCGACGTCACCTTCTCCGGCGGCGGCTCCGGCGCGCTGGTCACCCTGCGCGACGGCGGCGACAGACTGGGCTTCTCCTGGCCCGGCACGCTGCCCAGGCCCGTCATATCCGGTGACACCGCGACCTACCCCGACGTGCTGCCGCAGGTCGATCTCCAGCTGACCGCGGACGCCTCCGGCTACTCCTCGATCCTCGTCATCAAGTCCCCCAAGGCCGCCGCCGATCCGCGTCTGAAGGCCCTCGCCCTGAACACCACGTCGGCGGGCCTGAAGCTGGCGCCCACGCGCGACGGCGGCGCACGGGCCACGGACAGGCGGACCGGCCGGACCGTGTTCCACAGCGACACCGCGCTGATGTGGGACAGCGCGGGCAAGCAGTCCGCAGGCAAGGCCGTGGCCCGCGTCTCGTCCGCCTCCTCGGCCGGAGCCGAGCACAAGGCGGCGGCCAAGGTCGGCCGGCACCGCTCGCGGGTCCGGGTCACCCTGAAGCCGGGCAGGCAACTGCTGGGCCTGGACAAGGGGTTGCTGACCGCCAGGACCACCGCGTATCCGGTCTACGTGGACCCCGAGTGGAGCGGCAGGCCCTCCCAGCTCGACTGGGCCCGTATCTCCGACAACGGCTGGAACGTCTACAACTCGACCTCCACCTCGGGTGCCACCAACGCCCGCGAGGGGTGGGACAACGACAACCCCGGCAACGGTGAACGGGCCCGCACGTACTACCAGATCAACACGAGCGGCATCAAGGGCGCCGTGGTCAGCCACGCCTCGCTGTACGTGAAGGAACTCTCCGCCGCCTCCTGCGACGACACCCCGGCCGCCGTGTACGGAACCGAGCGCCCCGCCGGCTGGAGTTCCTCCTCCCTGTACTGGGGTCACGAGCCCGGTGGCCGCACCGGATCGCTCGGCACCAACCCCAAGAGCCACGAGGCCGGCACCTGTCCCGTCACGGACGGCGCCAACTCCTGGGTCAGCCCGCCGTCCCTGGAGTTCGACGTCACCTCCCGCGCGGTGAGCGCGGCGGCCGGCGGCTGGAAGAGCATGACGCTGATGGTCCAGTCGCCCGACATGAACGACCCCCACCAGTGGAAGCAGCTCGCCTACGGCGGCGGCGCGACCATGTCGGTCACCTACAGCTACCGCCCGAAGCTCAAGAACGGCACCGGCACCCCTGCCATCAAGCCGTCCATCGTGAGCATGGGCAAGACGATGACCACCACCCACACGCCGACGCTCTCCGCGCGCGCGGTCGACCCCGACCTGGCCGGCGGCAGCGAACTGGTGCGCGTGGAGTACAACCTCTACAACTCCTCGGGCACCCTGATCCACCAGGGCTTCGGACCCAGTACGGACTCGAAGAAGCGCGCCCGGTACAACACCAACGGCAGTGACTGGACCGCCCCGAGCCTGCCGGACGGCGCCTACACCTGGAAGGCCACCGCGCAGAACGCGGCAGGGTACTGGGCCGGCACCGGCTCGGGCATCTGGACCAAGACGCAGAGCTTCACCGTCGACACCAGCGCGCCGCCGGCCCCGACGGTGACGTCGAGTCAGTTCCCGGCCAAGCAGATCGGTTCCGCCTTCGGCGACAAGGGCACCTTCACGGTCAGCAACAACCACACCAACAACATCACCGGGTACCTGTTCTCGCTGGACGCCACGCTCGGCAACACGGTCTACAGCAGCAGCGTCACCCACTGGACCACGACCACGAAGATCGCGCCGGGCAAGGCCTACTACGCCACCTCGGACAACGGTCCCGGCACCGGCACCTCGGTCGTCAACGGCAGCGCCTCACCCGCCTTCGCACCCGGCACGGCGGGGCCGCACACCCTGTACGCCAAGGCCGTGGACCAGGCCGGATCGACCTCCATCACCCAGACGTCCTACGCCTTCTACGCGGGTGCCGGCACCCCGACGTACGCCTACGGCGACAAGATGGTCGGCGGCTGGACGGCGACCAACGCCGACGGCACGACGACGGTCGTACCCAAGGCGACGACCACCAGCAAGGGCGGTCAGCTGATCACCCAGGCCGCGGGCAGCGGCTACGAGTTCGCCGACGGCTTCCAGGCGTTTCTCGCGAACAAGAGCACCACGTCGAAGGTGGTCAGCGGCGACAGCGCCACGCTCGGCTTCGACATTCCGAAGGACGGTCCCTGGAGCTTCGGCGTCAACCTGACCAAGGCCAAGGACTACGGCATCTACCGCCTCGTCCTGGACGACGGCAAGCCCACCCAGGCCACGCTGCTCAGCGGGTACGACGCCTACAACTCGTACGTCACCACCCAGTTCGTCAATCTGGGGATCCCCAAGGACGCGAGCGGTCAGCTGCTCAACCTCAAGCAGGGCGTCCACACCCTGACCCTGACGCTGACCGGCAAGAACCCCGGCTCGGCGGGATATCAGGCGGGCGTCGACGTCCTGCGGCTCGCGCCGGCACTGACCTGCACGATCAACGCCACGAGCAGCTGCCTGAACAACACCGCCACCAGCACCTTCACCACCACGACCAGCGCGGCCGACGCCGACGGCTCGGGCAACAGCATCAACTCCGCTGACTTGACCAGCACTTCGGGCTGGCAGAGCGGCAAGACGGTGACCGTCGACGGTGCGACCGTCACCCTGCCCAAGTTCGGCACCGGCACCTACGACAACATGCTGGCCTCCGGCCAGACCGTCACCGTGCCCGGCACCGGTGTGGTGAACACCGGTGACGCGCTGGTCCTCCTCGGCTTCGCCACCGGTGGCGCGGCCAAGGGCACCACCGGCACCATCACCTACGCCAAGAACAACTGCCTCGACCCCAACGGCGATCCAGCCGAGCAGCCCTACCAGCTCGACACGGTGCCCGACTGGCTCAGCGGCCCCGCCTCCGCCGCGTCGGTGACCCTGGTCCACCAGAACCACAGCAACAACACCCAGACCAGCCCCAGCCCCGGTCCCAAGATCTACGCGATCAGCGTCCCGCTGGCCTGCCCCGGCTCGGTCATCAGCAGCATCTCCCTGCCCCTGTTCACCAACGGCGTCCAGGCCGGCCAGCCCACTCTGCACATCCTCGGCATGGGTGTGCGCCCGCTGACCGCCACCGGGAGCGGAACGAGCGCCCAGCACTGGGTGGGCACCTGGTCCTCGGTCCAGGACACCGCCAAGGTGCAGCAGTCCGGCGGCACCACCGCCACCGTCAACGGGCAGACCCTCCGTATGCCGGCGCACGTCAGCATCGGCACCGACGACGGCAACGGGGTCCGCGTCCACCTGTCCAACGCGATGGGCACCGCGCCCGTGACCTTCGACGCGGCCTCCGTGGCTCCGCAGGACGGCACCACGGGCGGCGCCACGGCGGCCTCGGCGCCGAAGCCGCTGACCTTCAACGGCGCGGCCTCCGTCACCGTCCCCGCGGGTGGCGACGTCGTCAGCGACCCGGTGACCCTGGCGGTCCCGCAGCAGTCGACCGTGCTGGTCAGCGTTCAGGTGCACGGCTCGGTGACGGCCATGGCGGGCCACGCGGCGGCGCAGACCCCGGTATGGGTCAGCGACGCGGCCAACCGCACCGGTGACACCGCCGCCACCAAGTACACGCAGACCACGTACACCGGTCTGCCCTACCTGGCCGGCATCGACGTCACCACGCCCGCCACCGCGCCCACCGGCTCGCTGGTCCTCTACGGCGACCAGAGCGTCAACGGCGACACCGCGAGCGGCGACGGCCGGCACCACCTCAGCGACGCCATCACCGGCGCCATGGCCGACGACCCCAACGGCGACAGCACGGTGGACTACGGCGTGCTGAACGCCGGCACCAACAGCGGCAGCCTGACCAACAACCTGCTGCCGCAGACCACCAACAGCGACACCCCGACGAACGCGCTGAACCCGCTGGACCGCAATGTGCTGGCCCAGGGCAACGTGCGCACCGTCCTCGTCTCGACCGGTGCCACCGACCTGCTCAACTGCACCGGCGACGCCAACACTTGCGCCACCAAGGTCGAGAACGGGCTGGCCTCGCTCAACAGCCAGCTGAATTCGTACTACACCGACGACGGACAGACCTACATCAACGGGCAGCCCGTCACACAGAACTCCAACATCACCGTCTACCTCACCACCATCCCGCCGTTCACCGCCGCCCACCCGGGCACGGCGGCCCAGGAGGCGGCGCGTGAACAGGTGAACACCGACCTGCTCAACAACTACCCGACCCAGATCATCGACCTCGCCGCCGCGGTCTCCACGGACGGCACGGCCACCTCGTCGACCGTGAAGTCGGCCGACCTCACGTCCGGCAACCCTTCCGACGCCTACTACACCGACCTCGCCGGCCGGTACCTCAACGACACCAACACCCAGGTCGTCGGCATCGCGCCGAACCTCGTCGTCCCGCTCGCCACCGGCGGCGACACCCCGGACAACGAGTGGGACCTGGCCTCCGACGGCACCGACGCCCGCGGGGACAACCCGTTCGCCCCGGTCGGCGGCGCGACCTTCGGCGCGACGAGCCCGGACGCGGTCAACGCCCCCGCCGGTGCCACCCGCTTCGACGGCAGCACCGGATTCCTGGAGAGCGACCACACGGCCGTCAACACACTCGCCGACTACTCGATCTCCGCGTGGGTGAAGCTCGACTCGGCCGACAACCCGGCGACCGCCATCTGCGAGGGGACCAGCCAGCACCAGGCGTTCTATCTCGGCTACGACCGGGACAACAAGGGCTGGATGTTCCAGACCACCACCACCAACGACGAGAACTCCTCCTTCCCCACCGCGGAAGGAGACGCCAACACCGGCGCGCTGGGCACCTGGACCCACCTCCTGGTCACCTACACCGCTCCCGTGGACGGTGACGCGGACACCGGCGTCATGGCGATCTACCAGAACGGCACCCTGATGGGGACCGCCTCCAACCTCAGCCCCCAGTACGACTCCTCCATGCCCCTGACCATCGGCGGCTGCGTCAACAGCCCCGACGACGCCACCCCGTACAACGCCTTCCCCGGCTCCGTCTCGGGCGTGCAGGTCTACCCGTACGCCATGACGGCCGACGAGGCCGGTCCGGGCAGCGTGATCGTGCCCACGGGCTGGGAGAGCGGCATGCCCGAGGACGAGTGGAAGCTCGCCGCCAGCGGCGCCGACACCTCCGGCCTCAATCCGCTCACCGCCTCCGGCGGCGCCACCTACGGCACCGACGCGCCGAGCGGGACGACCGGGAGCGTCGCCTTCGACGGGAGCACCGGCTTCCTCAAGAGCAAGCAGAGCGCGGTGAACACCCTCGGGGACTACACCGTCTCGACCTGGGTGAAGATCAACTCGGCGCTCGGCACCACGGCCGTCTGCCAGGGAACCACCCAGCACCAGGCCTTCTACCTCTCCTACGACAAACCCAGCAAGGCCTGGATGTTCCAGACCACCACCACCAACGACGAGAACTCCGACTTCCCGACCGCGGAGGGGGCCCCCGATTCGGCCCCCGTCGGCACCTGGACCCATCTCGTGGCCGCCTACCGGGCACCGGTCGCCGGTGTCTCCGGCTCCGGCTCGATGGCCCTCTACCAGAACGGGACCCTGATGGGGACCGCCACCAACATCAGCCCCCAGTACGACTCCTCCATGCCCCTGACCATCGGCGGCTGCGTCAACAGCGCCTCCGCCACGACCCCGTACCTGGCCTTCCCCGGCTCCGTGGCCGACGTCCACGTCTATCCGCGGACCCTCTCGGCGACCGAGATCGGCGCACTGCACTGA
- the miaB gene encoding tRNA (N6-isopentenyl adenosine(37)-C2)-methylthiotransferase MiaB: MTISSDRSPAVDVAAPKTYEVRTYGCQMNVHDSERLSGLLEDAGYVRAPEGVDGDADVVVFNTCAVRENADNKLYGNLGRLAPMKTKRPGMQIAVGGCLAQKDRDTIVKRAPWVDVVFGTHNIGKLPVLLERARVQEEAQIEIAESLEAFPSTLPTRRESAYAAWVSISVGCNNTCTFCIVPALRGKEKDRRTGDILAEIEALVAEGVSEITLLGQNVNAYGSDIGDREAFSKLLRACGKIEGLERVRFTSPHPRDFTDDVIAAMAETPNVMPQLHMPMQSGSDTVLKAMRRSYRQERFLGIIEKVRAAIPHAAITTDIIVGFPGETEEDFEQTLHAVREARFSAAFTFQYSKRPGTPAATMEGQIPKEVVQARYERLVALQEEISWDENKKQVGRVLELMVAEGEGRKDGATHRLSGRAQDNRLVHFTKPDEEVRPGDVVTVEITYAAPHHLLAEGAVLDVRRTRAGDAWEKRNAAEAAKPVGVMLGLPKIGAPEPLPAATGSGCGCD, translated from the coding sequence ATGACCATCAGCAGCGACCGGAGCCCCGCAGTGGACGTAGCAGCACCCAAGACCTACGAAGTCCGTACCTACGGGTGCCAGATGAATGTCCACGACTCGGAGCGATTGTCCGGGCTGCTCGAAGACGCCGGTTACGTGCGGGCCCCCGAGGGTGTGGACGGGGACGCCGACGTCGTCGTCTTCAACACCTGCGCCGTACGCGAGAACGCCGACAACAAGCTCTACGGCAACCTCGGCCGCCTCGCCCCGATGAAGACGAAACGTCCCGGCATGCAGATCGCCGTCGGCGGCTGCCTCGCCCAGAAGGACCGCGACACCATCGTGAAGCGGGCACCCTGGGTGGACGTCGTCTTCGGAACGCACAACATCGGCAAGCTGCCGGTCCTCCTGGAGCGCGCCCGCGTCCAGGAGGAGGCGCAGATCGAGATCGCCGAGTCCCTGGAGGCCTTCCCCTCCACGCTCCCGACCCGCCGCGAGAGCGCGTACGCGGCCTGGGTGTCGATCTCCGTCGGCTGCAACAACACCTGCACCTTCTGCATCGTCCCCGCGCTGCGCGGCAAGGAGAAGGACCGCAGGACCGGCGACATCCTGGCCGAGATCGAGGCACTGGTCGCCGAGGGCGTCTCCGAGATCACCCTCCTCGGCCAGAACGTCAACGCGTACGGCAGCGACATCGGCGACCGCGAGGCCTTCAGCAAGCTGCTGCGCGCCTGCGGGAAGATCGAGGGACTGGAGCGCGTGCGCTTCACCTCGCCGCACCCGCGCGACTTCACCGACGACGTGATCGCCGCCATGGCCGAGACGCCGAACGTGATGCCGCAGCTGCACATGCCGATGCAGTCCGGGTCGGACACCGTCCTGAAGGCCATGCGCCGCTCGTACCGCCAGGAGCGCTTCCTCGGGATCATCGAGAAGGTCAGGGCCGCCATCCCGCACGCGGCGATCACCACCGACATCATCGTGGGCTTCCCCGGCGAGACCGAGGAGGACTTCGAGCAGACGCTCCACGCGGTCCGTGAGGCCCGCTTCTCGGCCGCCTTCACGTTCCAGTACTCCAAGCGCCCCGGCACCCCGGCGGCCACCATGGAGGGGCAGATCCCCAAGGAGGTCGTCCAGGCGCGCTACGAGCGTCTCGTGGCCCTCCAGGAGGAGATCTCCTGGGACGAGAACAAGAAGCAGGTCGGCCGTGTCCTGGAGCTGATGGTCGCCGAGGGCGAGGGCCGCAAGGACGGCGCCACCCACCGGCTGTCGGGCCGCGCCCAGGACAACCGGCTGGTCCACTTCACCAAGCCGGACGAAGAGGTCCGCCCCGGTGACGTGGTCACCGTCGAGATCACCTACGCCGCCCCGCACCACCTGCTCGCCGAAGGCGCCGTCCTTGACGTGCGCCGCACGCGCGCCGGGGACGCCTGGGAGAAGCGCAACGCCGCCGAGGCCGCCAAGCCCGTCGGCGTCATGCTGGGCCTGCCGAAGATCGGCGCCCCGGAGCCCCTTCCGGCCGCCACGGGCAGCGGCTGCGGGTGCGACTGA
- a CDS encoding class III extradiol dioxygenase subunit B-like domain-containing protein, giving the protein MLVAAAVCPCPPLLVPEVAAGAAPELDAVRAACTDALGVLAASRPDLLVVVGPAGESGRGRHPQGTRGSFGGFGVDLTVRLGRPDADGVGDSGTGAGHSGPDGTGHASSGRELPSSLAVAAWLLERTGWSDAPVEGLGVGEPLETERCVETGERIGARAGRVALLVMGDASACRTLKAPGYLDERAEAFDAEVARALAAADVAALKALDASLAYELKAAGRAPWQILAGAAAGAGLGGDLLHDDAPYGVGYLVAAWS; this is encoded by the coding sequence ATGCTTGTAGCCGCCGCAGTCTGCCCCTGCCCTCCGCTGCTCGTCCCCGAGGTCGCCGCCGGCGCGGCGCCCGAGCTGGACGCCGTCCGCGCCGCCTGCACGGACGCGCTCGGCGTCCTCGCCGCGTCCCGTCCCGACCTGCTGGTGGTCGTCGGCCCCGCCGGGGAGAGCGGGCGCGGACGCCATCCGCAGGGCACACGCGGCTCCTTCGGGGGCTTCGGGGTCGACCTCACGGTGCGCCTCGGCCGCCCGGACGCGGACGGCGTGGGCGACTCCGGCACGGGCGCCGGGCACTCCGGCCCGGACGGCACGGGCCACGCGTCCTCCGGACGTGAACTGCCGTCCTCCCTCGCCGTGGCCGCCTGGCTGCTGGAGCGCACCGGCTGGTCCGACGCCCCGGTGGAGGGGCTGGGGGTGGGGGAACCCCTGGAGACCGAGCGGTGCGTCGAGACCGGGGAGCGGATCGGCGCGCGGGCCGGGCGGGTGGCCCTGCTGGTGATGGGGGACGCCAGCGCGTGCAGGACCCTCAAGGCCCCCGGCTATCTCGACGAGCGCGCCGAGGCCTTCGACGCGGAGGTCGCGCGGGCGCTCGCGGCGGCCGACGTCGCGGCCCTCAAGGCGCTGGACGCCTCCCTGGCGTACGAACTGAAGGCCGCGGGTCGTGCCCCCTGGCAGATCCTCGCGGGCGCGGCCGCGGGCGCGGGACTCGGCGGCGACCTGCTCCACGACGACGCGCCCTACGGGGTGGGATACCTCGTGGCGGCCTGGTCCTAG
- a CDS encoding antitoxin, producing the protein MGLMDNLKAKLEPAKGKVSGLAQQHGHKVADGLDKAAKVVDEKTKHKYSDKIHTGTGKAKDAVDRLAHKDDGTDTSPPDAPTPPRAS; encoded by the coding sequence ATGGGTCTGATGGACAATCTGAAAGCCAAGCTGGAGCCCGCGAAGGGCAAGGTCTCCGGGCTCGCGCAGCAGCACGGGCACAAGGTCGCCGACGGGCTCGACAAGGCCGCCAAGGTGGTCGACGAGAAGACCAAGCACAAGTACAGCGACAAGATCCACACGGGCACGGGCAAGGCGAAGGACGCCGTGGACCGCCTCGCTCACAAGGACGACGGCACGGACACGAGCCCGCCGGACGCGCCGACCCCGCCCCGGGCGTCCTGA
- the miaA gene encoding tRNA (adenosine(37)-N6)-dimethylallyltransferase MiaA — MSSAPPAPRVIAVVGPTAAGKSDLGVFLARHLGGEVVNADSMQLYRGMDIGTAKLTPAERGGVPHHLLDVWDVTVTASVAEYQRLARARIDALLAEGRWPVLVGGSGLYVRGAVDKMEFPGTDPAVRARLEEELALRGPGALHARLAMNDPGAAEAILPSNGRRIVRALEVIEITGKPFTANLPGHDSVYDTLQIGVDVARPELDERIARRVDRMWEAGLVDEVRALEARGLRAGRTASRALGYQQVLAALSGECTEDDARAETVRATKRFARRQDSWFRRDPRVHWLSGAATDLTELQELALALVERPVTA; from the coding sequence GTGAGCAGCGCACCCCCCGCACCCCGGGTCATCGCCGTCGTCGGACCGACCGCGGCAGGAAAGTCCGATCTGGGCGTCTTCCTCGCCAGGCATCTCGGCGGCGAGGTCGTCAACGCCGACTCGATGCAGCTCTACCGCGGGATGGACATCGGCACCGCCAAGCTGACGCCCGCCGAGCGCGGCGGCGTCCCGCACCACCTCCTGGACGTCTGGGACGTGACGGTCACCGCCAGCGTCGCCGAGTACCAGCGGCTGGCCCGCGCCCGGATCGACGCGCTGCTCGCCGAGGGCCGCTGGCCCGTCCTGGTGGGCGGCTCAGGACTGTACGTCCGCGGAGCCGTCGACAAGATGGAGTTCCCCGGCACCGACCCGGCCGTGCGTGCCCGGCTGGAGGAGGAGCTGGCCCTGCGCGGCCCGGGGGCCCTGCACGCGCGGCTCGCGATGAACGACCCCGGCGCCGCCGAGGCGATCCTGCCCAGCAACGGCCGCCGCATCGTCCGCGCCCTGGAAGTCATCGAGATCACCGGCAAGCCCTTCACCGCCAACCTGCCGGGACACGACTCCGTGTACGACACCCTTCAGATCGGCGTCGACGTGGCCCGCCCCGAACTGGACGAGCGCATCGCCCGCCGGGTGGACCGGATGTGGGAGGCCGGGCTCGTGGACGAAGTCCGCGCGCTGGAGGCGCGGGGACTGCGCGCCGGGCGCACGGCGTCCCGCGCGCTCGGATACCAGCAGGTGCTCGCGGCGCTCTCCGGGGAGTGCACCGAGGACGACGCCCGCGCCGAGACCGTACGCGCCACCAAGCGCTTCGCGCGCCGTCAGGATTCATGGTTCCGGCGCGACCCCAGGGTGCATTGGCTCAGTGGGGCTGCGACGGATCTCACGGAACTTCAGGAACTCGCACTGGCGTTGGTCGAACGACCGGTCACAGCCTGA
- the dapF gene encoding diaminopimelate epimerase, which yields MSTRIAFLKGHGTENDFVIIPDPENVIDLPPAAVAALCDRRAGIGGDGLLHVVRSAEHPEAKEMAAEAEWFMDYRNGDGSVAEMCGNGVRVFAHYLHRAGLVAEGDIAVATRGGVKPVHIAKHGDVTVGMGKALLPEGEVTVSVGERSWPARNVNMGNPHAVAFVDDLAHAGDLYAPPPFSPASAYPDGVNVEFVVDRGPGHVALRVHERGSGETRSCGTGACAVAVATARRDDADPAVTGTPVTYTVDVPGGRLVITERPDGEIEMTGPAVIVAEGEIDTEWLDGAQR from the coding sequence ATGAGCACGCGGATCGCCTTCCTCAAGGGGCACGGGACCGAGAACGACTTCGTGATCATCCCGGACCCGGAGAACGTCATCGACCTCCCTCCCGCCGCCGTCGCCGCGCTGTGCGACCGCCGCGCGGGCATCGGCGGCGACGGTCTGCTGCACGTCGTGCGGTCCGCCGAGCACCCCGAGGCCAAGGAGATGGCGGCCGAGGCGGAGTGGTTCATGGACTACCGCAACGGCGACGGCTCGGTCGCCGAGATGTGCGGCAACGGAGTGCGTGTGTTCGCCCACTACCTCCACCGCGCCGGGCTCGTGGCCGAAGGCGACATCGCGGTCGCCACGCGCGGGGGCGTGAAGCCCGTGCACATCGCCAAGCACGGCGACGTCACCGTCGGCATGGGCAAGGCGCTCCTCCCCGAGGGAGAGGTCACCGTGAGCGTCGGCGAGCGCAGCTGGCCCGCACGCAACGTGAACATGGGCAACCCGCACGCGGTCGCCTTCGTGGACGACCTCGCGCACGCCGGTGACCTGTACGCGCCGCCGCCGTTCTCCCCGGCCTCCGCCTATCCGGACGGGGTCAACGTCGAGTTCGTCGTCGACCGTGGGCCGGGCCATGTCGCCCTGCGGGTCCACGAGCGCGGTTCCGGCGAGACCCGCTCCTGCGGCACGGGGGCGTGTGCCGTGGCCGTCGCCACCGCCCGCCGCGACGACGCCGACCCCGCGGTGACCGGCACCCCGGTGACGTACACCGTCGACGTGCCCGGCGGACGCCTCGTCATCACCGAGCGCCCGGACGGCGAGATCGAGATGACGGGCCCGGCGGTGATCGTCGCCGAGGGCGAGATCGACACGGAGTGGCTGGACGGCGCACAGCGCTGA